A single Pseudoxanthomonas sp. DNA region contains:
- a CDS encoding 3-hydroxyacyl-CoA dehydrogenase/enoyl-CoA hydratase family protein, giving the protein MSNPLLVRKAAVLGAGVMGAQIAAHLTNAGVDTVLFDLPAKDGHPDGIVHKAIANLAKLSPAPLASKSLAEAITPANYETGLEHLKGCDLIIEAIAERMDWKQDLYRKIAPFVADHAVLASNTSGLGINTLAEVLPEQLRHRFCGVHFFNPPRYMHLAELIPAKSTDAAVLEGLETFLTTTLGKGVVYAKDTPNFIGNRIGVFSILATAHHTGEFKLGFDEVDAVTGPLIGRPKSATYRTSDVVGLDTMAHVIKTMADTLPDDPWHAYFKSPKWLDALIAKGALGQKTGAGIFRKVGKDIVVLDVQKQDYRAADRTAAPEVVEILKIRNPAEKFARLRESQHPQAQFLWAVFRDLFHYSAYHLADIAETARDVDLAIRWGYGWSLGPFETWQAAGWKQVAQWIADDIVAGKAMSSAPLPNWVFDGREGVHAAEGSYSPGKNAKLPRSSLPVYKRQRFPDPLLGEVFPQGETVFENDGVRLWTDGDGIGVVSFKTKMHTVSDAVLDGLQQAITIAEQRFKGLVIWQPKEPFSAGADLAGALGALQAGRIAEFEAMVANFQATSQRIKYSLVPVVAAVRGLALGGGCEFQMHSARTVAHLESYIGLVEAGVGLLPAGGGLKEIAVRASQAAGPGGDVFAELKKTFETVAMAKVSASVVEAKELGLVRAGDKIAFNAYELLHIAKQEALALAETGYRPPLPARRIQVAGDVGIATFKMMLVNMLEGRFISPYDYEIAVRIATVLCGGEVDRGAVVDEEWLLKLERKHFVELAQQEKTQARIAHMLKTGKPLRN; this is encoded by the coding sequence ATGTCCAACCCCCTGCTTGTTCGCAAGGCGGCCGTGCTGGGCGCCGGCGTGATGGGCGCGCAGATCGCCGCGCACCTGACCAACGCCGGTGTCGACACCGTCCTGTTCGACCTGCCCGCCAAGGACGGCCATCCCGACGGCATCGTCCACAAGGCCATCGCCAACCTGGCCAAGCTCAGTCCGGCCCCGCTCGCCAGCAAGTCGCTGGCCGAGGCCATCACGCCGGCCAACTACGAGACGGGCCTGGAGCACCTCAAGGGCTGCGATCTGATCATCGAGGCCATCGCCGAGAGGATGGACTGGAAGCAGGACCTGTACCGGAAGATCGCCCCGTTCGTGGCCGATCATGCGGTGCTGGCGAGCAACACGTCAGGCTTGGGAATCAACACGTTGGCGGAAGTTCTTCCGGAACAACTTCGCCATCGTTTCTGTGGCGTGCACTTCTTCAACCCGCCGCGCTACATGCATCTGGCCGAGCTGATTCCGGCCAAGTCGACCGACGCGGCGGTGCTGGAAGGCCTGGAAACGTTCCTGACCACCACGCTGGGCAAGGGAGTGGTGTACGCCAAGGACACGCCCAACTTCATCGGCAACCGCATCGGCGTGTTCTCGATCCTGGCCACCGCCCACCACACCGGCGAGTTCAAGCTGGGCTTCGATGAGGTGGATGCCGTCACCGGCCCGCTGATCGGCCGCCCGAAATCCGCCACCTACCGCACCTCCGATGTCGTCGGCCTGGACACCATGGCCCACGTCATCAAGACCATGGCCGACACCCTTCCCGACGATCCCTGGCATGCCTACTTCAAATCGCCGAAGTGGCTGGACGCGCTGATCGCCAAGGGCGCGCTGGGCCAGAAGACCGGCGCCGGCATCTTCCGCAAGGTCGGCAAGGACATCGTGGTCCTCGACGTGCAGAAGCAGGACTACCGCGCCGCCGACCGTACGGCGGCACCCGAGGTGGTCGAGATCCTGAAGATCAGGAACCCGGCGGAGAAGTTCGCCAGGCTGCGCGAGAGCCAGCACCCGCAGGCGCAGTTCCTGTGGGCGGTGTTCCGCGACCTGTTCCACTACAGCGCGTACCACCTGGCCGACATCGCCGAGACCGCGCGCGACGTCGACTTGGCCATCCGCTGGGGTTACGGCTGGAGCCTGGGTCCCTTCGAAACCTGGCAGGCCGCCGGCTGGAAGCAGGTGGCGCAGTGGATCGCCGACGACATCGTGGCGGGCAAGGCCATGAGCTCCGCACCGCTGCCGAACTGGGTGTTCGACGGTCGCGAGGGCGTGCATGCAGCCGAAGGCAGCTACAGCCCCGGCAAGAACGCCAAGCTGCCGCGCTCGTCGCTGCCCGTGTACAAGCGCCAGCGCTTCCCCGATCCGCTGCTGGGTGAGGTCTTCCCGCAGGGCGAGACCGTCTTCGAGAACGATGGCGTGCGCCTGTGGACCGACGGCGACGGCATCGGCGTGGTCAGCTTCAAGACCAAGATGCATACCGTGTCCGACGCGGTGCTCGACGGCCTGCAGCAGGCCATCACCATCGCCGAGCAGCGGTTCAAGGGCCTGGTGATCTGGCAGCCGAAGGAGCCGTTCTCCGCCGGTGCCGATCTGGCCGGCGCGCTGGGCGCGCTGCAGGCGGGCAGGATCGCCGAGTTCGAAGCGATGGTCGCCAACTTCCAGGCCACCAGCCAGCGCATCAAGTATTCGCTGGTGCCGGTCGTGGCGGCGGTGCGCGGGCTGGCGCTGGGCGGTGGCTGCGAGTTCCAGATGCACAGCGCCCGCACCGTGGCGCACCTCGAGAGCTACATCGGCCTGGTCGAGGCCGGCGTGGGCCTGCTGCCGGCCGGTGGCGGCCTGAAGGAAATCGCCGTGCGCGCCTCACAGGCCGCCGGCCCCGGCGGTGACGTGTTCGCCGAGTTGAAGAAGACGTTCGAAACCGTCGCGATGGCGAAGGTGTCCGCCTCGGTCGTCGAGGCCAAGGAACTGGGCCTCGTGCGCGCCGGCGACAAGATCGCCTTCAACGCCTATGAGCTGCTCCACATCGCCAAGCAGGAAGCGCTGGCCCTGGCGGAGACCGGCTACCGCCCGCCCCTGCCCGCCCGCCGCATCCAGGTGGCCGGCGATGTCGGCATCGCCACCTTCAAGATGATGCTGGTGAACATGCTGGAAGGCCGCTTCATCAGCCCGTACGACTACGAGATCGCGGTGCGCATCGCCACCGTGCTGTGCGGCGGCGAAGTGGACCGCGGCGCGGTGGTCGACGAGGAGTGGCTGCTCAAGCTGGAGCGCAAGCATTTCGTCGAACTGGCCCAGCAGGAAAAGACCCAGGCCCGCATCGCGCACATGCTGAAGACCGGCAAGCCCTTGCGCAACTGA
- a CDS encoding TetR/AcrR family transcriptional regulator, translating to MGNTTHFSTKERILGAAEELFAQHGFAGTSLRQVTSRADVNIAAVNYHFGSKENLVNEVFRRRMDDMTAARLSLLGKALDDHPGELQPILAAFVEPALALAQDRHGGGAFVRVIARAYAEKNDGLRKFLSDHYGHVLREFGKAIAACVPGLSKEELYWRLDFFSGALTYAMADFGLIKRPTGVTEAAHRERAARELIRFAEAGLRADHT from the coding sequence ATGGGCAACACCACGCACTTCTCGACCAAGGAACGCATCCTGGGGGCGGCCGAGGAGCTGTTCGCCCAGCACGGCTTCGCCGGCACCTCGCTGCGGCAGGTCACCAGCCGCGCCGACGTCAATATCGCGGCGGTCAACTATCACTTCGGCAGCAAGGAAAACCTGGTCAACGAGGTGTTCCGCCGCCGCATGGACGACATGACCGCCGCGCGCCTGTCGCTGCTCGGGAAGGCGCTGGACGATCACCCGGGGGAACTGCAACCCATCCTCGCCGCCTTCGTCGAGCCCGCCCTGGCGCTGGCGCAGGACCGCCATGGCGGCGGGGCTTTCGTGCGCGTCATCGCCCGCGCCTACGCCGAGAAGAACGACGGCCTGCGCAAGTTCCTGTCCGACCACTACGGCCACGTGCTGCGCGAGTTCGGCAAGGCCATCGCCGCCTGCGTGCCCGGGCTGAGCAAGGAAGAGCTGTACTGGCGGCTGGACTTCTTCTCCGGCGCCCTGACCTACGCCATGGCCGATTTCGGCCTGATCAAGCGCCCCACGGGCGTCACCGAGGCCGCGCACCGTGAGCGAGCCGCCCGTGAACTGATCCGCTTCGCCGAGGCCGGCCTGCGCGCCGACCACACCTAA
- the ndk gene encoding nucleoside-diphosphate kinase, whose product MALERTLSIVKPDAVAKNVIGEIYARFEKNGLKIIASKMKHLSRREAEGFYAVHRERPFFNALVEFMISGPVVIQVLEGENAVLKHREILGATNPKDAAPGTIRADFADSIDANAAHGSDSVENANIEIAYFFAATEVFSR is encoded by the coding sequence ATGGCGCTGGAGCGCACCCTGTCGATCGTCAAGCCCGATGCCGTCGCCAAGAACGTCATCGGCGAAATCTATGCCCGCTTCGAAAAGAACGGCCTGAAGATCATCGCCTCGAAGATGAAGCACCTGTCGCGCCGCGAGGCCGAAGGTTTCTACGCCGTCCACCGCGAGCGTCCGTTCTTCAACGCGCTGGTCGAGTTCATGATTTCCGGTCCGGTCGTCATCCAGGTGCTGGAAGGCGAGAACGCCGTACTCAAGCACCGCGAGATCCTCGGCGCCACCAATCCGAAGGATGCCGCGCCCGGCACGATCCGCGCCGACTTCGCCGACTCGATCGATGCCAATGCCGCGCACGGTTCGGATTCGGTCGAGAACGCGAACATCGAGATCGCGTATTTCTTCGCCGCGACCGAAGTGTTCTCGCGCTGA
- the rlmN gene encoding 23S rRNA (adenine(2503)-C(2))-methyltransferase RlmN, with product MSSHELPPIELKLATDAPSVAVGVPVSAKQNLMDLDREGLEQFFTGTLGEQKFRAHQVMKWIHHRYVTDFNEMTDLGKNLRAKLQEHAEVVVPQVVFDKPSADGTHKWLLGMGVDGKNAVETVYIPDKNRGTLCVSSQVGCGLNCTFCSTATQGFNRNLTTAEIIGQVWVTARHLGNVPAQNRRLTNVVMMGMGEPLLNFDNVVRAMNIMRDDLGYGLASKRVTLSTSGLVPMIDRLSTETDVSLAVSLHAPNDALREQLVPLNRKYPIAELMASCVRYLRANKKRDSVTFEYTLMKGVNDQPEHARQLAQLMRKFSNAAQLKDAGKVNLIPFNPFPGTRYERAPEEDIRAFQKLLLDAQVLTMVRRTRGDDIDAACGQLKGQVMDRTRRQAEFRRQLQEQGIDDAA from the coding sequence ATGAGCAGCCACGAACTGCCGCCGATCGAGTTGAAGCTGGCCACGGACGCACCGTCCGTGGCTGTCGGCGTGCCCGTGTCCGCGAAGCAGAACCTGATGGATCTGGATCGCGAAGGGCTGGAGCAGTTCTTCACCGGCACGCTGGGTGAACAGAAGTTCCGTGCGCACCAGGTGATGAAGTGGATCCATCACCGGTACGTCACCGACTTCAACGAGATGACCGACCTCGGCAAGAACCTGCGCGCGAAGCTGCAGGAACATGCCGAGGTGGTGGTGCCGCAGGTCGTGTTCGACAAACCCTCGGCCGACGGCACCCACAAGTGGCTGCTCGGGATGGGCGTGGACGGCAAGAACGCCGTCGAAACCGTCTATATCCCCGACAAGAACCGCGGCACGCTGTGCGTGTCGTCGCAGGTCGGCTGCGGCCTGAACTGCACCTTCTGTTCCACTGCGACGCAGGGCTTCAACCGGAACCTCACCACCGCCGAGATCATCGGCCAGGTCTGGGTGACGGCGCGCCACCTGGGCAACGTGCCCGCGCAGAACCGCCGCCTCACCAACGTGGTGATGATGGGCATGGGCGAGCCGCTGCTCAATTTCGACAACGTCGTGCGCGCGATGAACATCATGCGCGACGACCTGGGTTACGGCCTGGCCAGCAAGCGTGTGACCCTGTCGACGTCGGGCCTGGTGCCGATGATCGACCGGCTGTCCACCGAGACCGACGTGTCGCTGGCCGTCTCGCTGCACGCGCCCAACGATGCGTTGCGCGAACAGCTGGTGCCGCTCAACCGGAAGTATCCGATCGCGGAACTGATGGCATCGTGCGTGCGCTACCTGCGTGCGAACAAGAAGCGCGACTCGGTGACGTTCGAGTACACCTTGATGAAGGGCGTCAACGACCAGCCCGAGCACGCGCGCCAGCTTGCGCAACTGATGCGCAAGTTCAGCAATGCCGCGCAGCTGAAGGATGCCGGCAAGGTCAACCTCATTCCGTTCAATCCATTCCCCGGTACGCGCTACGAGCGCGCGCCTGAGGAAGACATCCGTGCCTTCCAGAAGCTGCTGCTCGATGCGCAGGTGCTCACGATGGTCCGCCGCACCCGTGGCGACGACATCGATGCCGCCTGCGGCCAGTTGAAGGGGCAGGTGATGGACCGCACCCGTCGCCAGGCCGAGTTCCGCCGGCAGCTGCAGGAACAGGGCATCGACGATGCAGCGTAA
- the pilW gene encoding type IV pilus biogenesis/stability protein PilW, whose translation MATACSRLPFMGTKGRMEHLSGQQVAQDYAVSDSPEVKRRQAVQTLLARAVQRLQSGQPEAAEKDVRAALKLDPGSVDAVTLLGIIEDRRGNAVLAGQHYRRAAELAPGQGAAQNNYGTWLCSNGFAAESLVWFDRAVLAPGYATPTAAMANAGSCALKAGQSERASRDLRQVLAIEPANTVALEAMAELEFDRQQYMSARAFVERRLAAGPATAAVLKLASQIEDRLGDKAAASRYVQRNRAEFPDAQDVTTGGNAGP comes from the coding sequence CTGGCGACCGCCTGCAGTCGTCTTCCCTTCATGGGCACCAAGGGCCGGATGGAGCATCTGTCCGGCCAGCAGGTCGCCCAGGATTACGCGGTCAGCGACAGTCCGGAAGTGAAGCGGCGCCAGGCCGTACAGACCCTGCTCGCGCGGGCCGTGCAACGGCTGCAGTCGGGGCAGCCCGAGGCGGCCGAGAAGGACGTCCGTGCCGCTTTGAAACTCGATCCTGGTTCGGTCGACGCGGTGACCCTGCTGGGCATCATCGAGGACCGGCGTGGCAATGCCGTTCTGGCGGGCCAGCACTACCGGCGCGCGGCCGAACTCGCTCCCGGGCAGGGTGCAGCACAGAACAACTACGGCACCTGGCTCTGCTCCAATGGCTTCGCCGCCGAATCGCTGGTCTGGTTCGACCGCGCGGTGCTGGCGCCGGGCTATGCCACGCCGACAGCGGCCATGGCCAATGCGGGCAGTTGCGCGCTCAAGGCTGGCCAGAGCGAGCGGGCGTCCCGCGATCTGCGGCAGGTGCTCGCCATCGAGCCCGCCAATACCGTTGCGCTGGAGGCCATGGCCGAGCTGGAATTCGACAGGCAGCAATACATGTCCGCCCGTGCTTTCGTGGAGCGCAGGCTGGCGGCGGGGCCGGCGACGGCCGCCGTGTTGAAACTCGCATCACAAATCGAGGACAGACTCGGCGACAAGGCCGCTGCCAGTCGATATGTTCAGCGGAATCGGGCGGAGTTCCCCGACGCGCAGGACGTCACAACCGGGGGAAATGCAGGGCCATGA
- a CDS encoding RodZ domain-containing protein encodes MMQSVVGDVSPPQGCGEALRSAREQAGLSLQDVGQRLKMPAKVVQALEAGQWDQSGGAVFVRGQLRSYGRLLKMDVEPFLQQADAAVARPAELVSHSHTPRFQYFFESFKRRAVYVVLTMVIATPVWMGLRQSVGSDPDATTASLDVVPGSSEAGKAPAAEAPRASTRPQAAPFVASMAPLARASAPWLSLSFKGDSWVEVNAPDGRKLEHALLRAGDERRYAQGEVGRVKLGDATAVEVQQAGSTVDLAPYLRANVARFTVSSEGSLAPVVD; translated from the coding sequence ATGATGCAATCGGTAGTCGGGGATGTGTCCCCGCCGCAGGGGTGCGGCGAGGCGTTGCGGTCGGCGCGTGAACAGGCAGGCCTGTCCTTGCAGGACGTGGGCCAGCGCCTGAAGATGCCGGCGAAGGTGGTGCAGGCCCTGGAAGCAGGGCAGTGGGACCAGTCCGGTGGCGCCGTGTTCGTGCGCGGGCAACTGCGCAGTTACGGCCGCCTGCTGAAGATGGACGTGGAGCCGTTTCTGCAGCAGGCCGACGCGGCAGTGGCCAGGCCGGCGGAACTGGTCAGCCACAGCCACACGCCGCGCTTCCAGTACTTCTTCGAGAGTTTCAAGCGGCGCGCTGTCTACGTGGTCCTGACCATGGTCATCGCGACCCCGGTGTGGATGGGGCTTCGTCAGTCCGTGGGTTCCGATCCTGATGCGACCACAGCGTCGCTCGACGTCGTGCCTGGTTCGTCCGAAGCCGGGAAGGCACCGGCCGCCGAAGCGCCACGCGCCAGCACGCGTCCGCAGGCCGCGCCGTTCGTGGCGTCGATGGCGCCGCTGGCGCGCGCGTCGGCGCCGTGGCTGTCGCTGTCGTTCAAGGGCGACAGCTGGGTCGAAGTGAACGCTCCGGACGGACGCAAGCTCGAGCACGCATTGCTGCGCGCCGGCGACGAGCGTCGCTATGCGCAGGGCGAAGTCGGCCGCGTGAAGCTGGGCGATGCGACGGCGGTCGAGGTTCAGCAAGCGGGGAGTACGGTGGATCTGGCGCCGTACCTGCGAGCGAACGTCGCACGCTTTACGGTATCCTCTGAGGGTTCCCTGGCGCCGGTCGTTGACTGA
- a CDS encoding YfgM family protein: protein MAIDDLLDEHEQSERVRSWLRSNGAGLLGGVVLGLGVIFGWQWWQKDQAGKKEQAYQSYQSATEGLAKGDLKQAQGAVSALMKEDELYADVAGLQLAKAQVQAGERDAAIATLRSLTPDDALRPLVNLRLARLLIDAGKHDEALKALDKAEDASSLEVRGDALLAAGKAKEAQDAYTRALTTLDAVSPQRRLVELKLIDAGGTPPKTGGAA, encoded by the coding sequence ATGGCGATTGATGATCTGCTCGACGAGCACGAACAAAGCGAACGTGTCCGCAGCTGGCTGAGGAGCAACGGTGCCGGCCTGCTGGGCGGCGTGGTCCTGGGTCTGGGTGTGATCTTCGGCTGGCAGTGGTGGCAGAAGGACCAGGCGGGCAAGAAAGAGCAGGCGTACCAGAGCTACCAGAGTGCGACCGAAGGTCTTGCCAAGGGCGACCTCAAGCAGGCGCAGGGCGCGGTGAGCGCCTTGATGAAGGAAGACGAGCTCTATGCCGATGTCGCCGGCCTGCAACTGGCCAAGGCGCAGGTGCAGGCGGGCGAACGCGATGCCGCCATCGCCACCTTGCGTTCGCTGACTCCCGACGATGCCTTGCGGCCGCTGGTGAACCTGCGCCTCGCACGCCTGCTGATCGATGCCGGTAAACACGACGAAGCGCTGAAGGCGCTGGACAAGGCCGAGGATGCCTCCAGTCTGGAAGTGCGCGGCGATGCGTTGCTGGCCGCCGGCAAGGCCAAGGAAGCGCAGGATGCCTACACCCGCGCGCTGACCACGCTGGATGCGGTGTCGCCGCAGCGTCGTCTGGTCGAGCTGAAGTTGATCGACGCCGGTGGCACGCCACCGAAGACCGGAGGTGCCGCATGA
- the bamB gene encoding outer membrane protein assembly factor BamB, giving the protein MTRALVRLAAATVFIAALGGCSTVKGWFSGKDKEGEKPVDPVELVDFTPTATVAKLWSANIGKGEQRLGLQQVPVVDDGRVYAAAVEGGVRALDLQTGKQVWHAKSDLRLSGGPGAGQGLVVVGTLDGQVIALDAATGAEKWQVKVPNEVIAAPAIGQDMVYVRTNDGRITALSSETGERRWFWNNELPSLTVRGNAPVVVGPGVVFVGNDDGTVTALAGNDGRPLWTQTVGVPEGRSELERMADVDGAPVLEGTTLYVTSFKKETVALEGPSGRPLWTRDNGGAGGLGVTSSAVVVADPAGTVWGLDKYSGSALWSNTTLARRSLTAPTIHGDYAVVGDYDGYLHWLKTDNGEAAARARVGGKAIRGKPVVADGILLVQDVEGGLTAFGFK; this is encoded by the coding sequence ATGACGCGCGCGCTGGTACGCCTGGCCGCCGCCACGGTATTCATTGCCGCGCTGGGTGGCTGCAGCACCGTGAAGGGCTGGTTCTCCGGCAAGGACAAGGAAGGCGAGAAGCCGGTCGATCCGGTCGAGCTCGTCGACTTCACGCCGACGGCAACCGTCGCCAAGCTCTGGAGTGCGAATATCGGCAAGGGCGAGCAGCGCCTCGGCCTGCAGCAGGTGCCGGTGGTCGACGACGGCCGCGTTTACGCCGCCGCGGTCGAAGGTGGCGTACGCGCGCTCGACCTGCAGACGGGCAAGCAGGTGTGGCACGCCAAGTCCGATCTCCGCCTCTCGGGCGGTCCGGGTGCCGGGCAGGGCCTGGTGGTCGTCGGGACGCTCGATGGCCAGGTGATCGCGCTGGATGCCGCGACCGGTGCGGAGAAGTGGCAGGTCAAGGTGCCGAATGAGGTGATCGCGGCTCCCGCCATCGGTCAGGACATGGTCTATGTCCGCACCAACGACGGCCGCATCACGGCGCTCTCCTCCGAGACGGGTGAGCGCCGCTGGTTCTGGAACAACGAGCTGCCCAGCCTGACCGTGCGCGGCAACGCGCCCGTGGTCGTGGGTCCGGGCGTGGTGTTCGTCGGCAACGACGACGGCACGGTCACGGCGCTGGCGGGCAACGACGGTCGCCCCTTGTGGACGCAGACGGTCGGCGTGCCCGAAGGCCGTAGCGAACTGGAGCGCATGGCGGACGTCGATGGCGCCCCCGTGCTCGAGGGCACGACCCTGTATGTCACCAGCTTCAAGAAGGAAACCGTCGCGCTCGAAGGCCCGTCCGGCCGTCCGTTGTGGACCCGCGACAACGGTGGTGCCGGCGGCTTGGGCGTGACCAGCAGTGCGGTCGTTGTCGCGGACCCCGCGGGCACGGTCTGGGGTCTGGACAAGTACAGCGGCAGCGCGTTGTGGTCGAACACCACGCTGGCGCGGCGCTCGCTGACGGCACCGACCATCCATGGCGACTACGCGGTGGTGGGCGATTACGATGGCTACCTGCACTGGCTGAAGACAGACAATGGCGAGGCGGCGGCCCGCGCGCGCGTCGGTGGAAAGGCCATCCGCGGCAAGCCGGTCGTCGCCGACGGCATCCTGCTGGTGCAGGACGTGGAAGGCGGCCTGACCGCATTCGGCTTCAAGTGA
- the der gene encoding ribosome biogenesis GTPase Der: MLPLVALVGRPNVGKSTLFNALTRTRDALVHDQPGVTRDRNYGVCRLDEDAPFLVVDTGGIAGEEEGLAGATARQARAAAEEADLVLFIVDGREGASALDDEILAWLRKAARPTLLVINKIDGINETTAIADFARYGFADVITISASHRQGLDDLLEEVHQRLPEEGAAAGLDTDPNRMRVAFVGRPNVGKSTLVNRLLGEERMIASEVPGTTRDSISVDMERDGRQYRLIDTAGLRRKGKVEEAVEKFSVVKTLQAIEQCQVAVLLLDATEGVTDQDASVLGAVLDAGRALVVAINKWDGLTAYQREQAEALLARKLGFVEWAEVVRISALHGSGLRELFKAIHRAHASATKEFGTSEVNKALEIAYETNPPPSIRGHVSKLRYVHPGGANPPTFIVHGTRLKVLPESYKRYLENFFRKRFKLVGTPVRFVFREGANPYEGKKNVLTEKQIAKKRRLIRHVKRGK; this comes from the coding sequence ATGTTGCCCCTCGTCGCCCTGGTGGGCCGTCCCAATGTCGGCAAATCCACCCTGTTCAACGCGCTGACGCGCACGCGTGACGCGCTGGTGCACGACCAGCCGGGCGTGACCCGCGACCGCAACTACGGCGTCTGCCGCCTGGACGAAGACGCGCCGTTCCTGGTGGTGGATACCGGCGGCATCGCCGGCGAGGAAGAAGGCCTGGCCGGCGCGACGGCGCGCCAGGCGCGGGCGGCCGCCGAAGAAGCCGACCTTGTGCTGTTCATCGTGGATGGCCGCGAAGGGGCCTCCGCGCTCGACGACGAGATCCTGGCCTGGCTGCGCAAGGCCGCGCGCCCCACGTTGCTGGTCATCAACAAGATCGACGGCATCAACGAAACCACGGCGATCGCGGATTTCGCCCGCTACGGTTTCGCCGATGTCATCACCATCTCCGCCTCCCATCGCCAGGGCCTCGACGATCTGCTTGAGGAAGTACATCAGCGGCTGCCGGAAGAGGGGGCTGCCGCCGGCCTCGATACCGATCCCAACCGCATGCGCGTGGCCTTCGTCGGCCGTCCCAACGTGGGCAAGTCCACGCTGGTGAACCGCCTGCTGGGCGAGGAACGGATGATCGCCTCCGAGGTGCCGGGCACCACGCGCGACTCCATCTCCGTGGACATGGAGCGCGACGGCCGCCAGTACCGCCTGATCGACACCGCCGGCCTGCGCCGCAAGGGCAAGGTGGAAGAAGCCGTCGAGAAGTTCAGCGTGGTCAAGACGCTGCAGGCCATCGAACAGTGCCAGGTGGCCGTGTTGCTGCTGGACGCCACCGAAGGCGTCACCGACCAGGACGCCAGCGTGCTCGGCGCCGTGCTGGATGCGGGTCGGGCGCTGGTCGTGGCGATCAACAAGTGGGACGGACTGACCGCCTACCAGCGCGAGCAGGCCGAGGCCCTGCTGGCGCGCAAGCTGGGCTTCGTGGAGTGGGCCGAAGTGGTCCGGATCTCCGCGCTGCACGGCTCGGGCCTGCGCGAACTGTTCAAGGCGATCCACCGCGCGCATGCGTCGGCGACCAAGGAATTCGGCACCAGCGAGGTCAACAAGGCGCTCGAGATCGCCTACGAGACCAATCCGCCGCCGAGCATCCGCGGACACGTCTCCAAGCTGCGCTACGTGCACCCGGGCGGCGCGAATCCGCCGACCTTCATCGTGCATGGCACCCGCCTGAAGGTGCTGCCGGAGTCGTACAAGCGCTACCTCGAGAACTTCTTCCGCAAACGCTTCAAGCTGGTCGGCACGCCCGTGCGCTTCGTGTTCCGTGAGGGCGCCAACCCCTACGAGGGCAAGAAGAACGTGCTGACCGAGAAGCAGATCGCCAAGAAGCGCCGCCTGATCCGGCACGTCAAGCGCGGCAAGTGA